The sequence CAAACCCCAAATTTCTCCCTGTATGATCCGATCCTTGCTTCTCTTTTTCGCAGCCATAGCGTTGAGTTCCGCCTCCATTCAGGCCGACAGCGAAAGCTACCAGCCCCAAGTCGGCGACATCTACTTTCAATCCCTTCATTACTCGCCGCTAGTCGCCACTATCGAAGGAGCTACGAATTCCCCATACAGCCATTGCGGCATTCTAAATCTCTCCGGCGGCAAATGGGTCATTCACGAAGCCATCGGCCCGGTTCGAATCACCCCCTTGAAAGACTGGATACAGCAAGGAGTGAACGACGAATACGACGTGTTTAGGCTTAGAGAACCCTACCGCGAGCAAGCATATAAGATTCTGGAAGCCACCGAGCTCTACATGGGTCGGCCTTATGACATTCAGTACGATTTCGACGACGAAAAAATCTATTGCTCCGAACTGATCTTCAAAGCCTTTCGCGATGTCTTTCACGAAGACCTAGGCGAAGTCGT comes from Pelagicoccus sp. SDUM812003 and encodes:
- a CDS encoding YiiX/YebB-like N1pC/P60 family cysteine hydrolase codes for the protein MIRSLLLFFAAIALSSASIQADSESYQPQVGDIYFQSLHYSPLVATIEGATNSPYSHCGILNLSGGKWVIHEAIGPVRITPLKDWIQQGVNDEYDVFRLREPYREQAYKILEATELYMGRPYDIQYDFDDEKIYCSELIFKAFRDVFHEDLGEVV